In a genomic window of Streptomyces sp. NBC_01142:
- a CDS encoding dihydrodipicolinate synthase family protein gives MAPAPRMRPWHGIMVATALPLRDDLSVDYDAYAEHVAWLIENGCDGVVPNGSLGEYQTLTDEERSRVVRTAVEAAGDGDRVMPGVAAYGSTESRRWADDAAEAGAGSVLLLPPNTYRAEEEAVAGHYAEVARSGLPIVAYNNPHDTRVDLTPPLLARLHHEGSIVAVKEFSGDVRRAYEIAELVPSLDLLVGADDVLLELALAGAVGWIAGYPNALPATCAALYHAAVTGDLESALPLYKSLHPLLRWDSRTEFVQAIKLSMDLAGRPGGPTRPPRLALTGEQEASVRAATGKALAEGMK, from the coding sequence ATGGCACCCGCACCCCGTATGCGCCCCTGGCACGGCATCATGGTCGCTACCGCCCTCCCTCTGCGTGATGATCTCTCCGTCGACTACGACGCCTACGCCGAGCACGTCGCCTGGCTCATCGAGAACGGCTGCGACGGCGTCGTCCCCAACGGCTCCCTCGGCGAGTACCAGACCCTCACCGACGAGGAGCGCTCCCGGGTCGTCCGTACGGCCGTCGAGGCGGCGGGCGACGGGGACCGGGTGATGCCCGGCGTCGCCGCCTACGGCAGTACGGAATCGCGCCGCTGGGCGGACGACGCCGCCGAGGCGGGTGCCGGGTCCGTCCTCCTTCTGCCGCCCAACACCTACCGTGCCGAGGAGGAGGCCGTCGCCGGCCACTACGCCGAAGTGGCCCGCTCCGGCCTGCCCATCGTCGCGTACAACAATCCGCACGACACCCGGGTGGACCTCACCCCGCCCCTGCTGGCCCGGCTGCACCACGAGGGCAGCATCGTCGCCGTCAAGGAGTTCAGCGGAGATGTCCGCCGAGCCTACGAGATCGCCGAACTCGTCCCCTCGCTCGACCTGTTGGTCGGCGCCGACGACGTCCTGCTCGAACTCGCCCTGGCCGGCGCGGTCGGCTGGATCGCCGGCTACCCCAACGCCCTTCCCGCCACCTGTGCCGCCCTCTACCACGCCGCCGTCACCGGGGACCTGGAGTCCGCGCTGCCGCTCTACAAGTCCCTTCACCCGCTGTTGCGCTGGGACTCCAGGACCGAGTTCGTCCAGGCCATCAAGCTGTCGATGGATCTGGCCGGCCGCCCCGGCGGTCCTACCCGCCCGCCCCGCCTGGCGCTCACCGGGGAGCAGGAGGCATCCGTGCGCGCCGCCACCGGGAAGGCCCTCGCCGAGGGCATGAAGTAG
- a CDS encoding proline racemase family protein — MRTRHIYHAVDSHTEGMPTRVITGGVGVIPGATMAERRLHFIEHLDHIRTLLMYEPRGHSAMSGAILQPPTRPDADYGVLYIEVSGLLPMCGHGTIGVATVLVETGMVAVTEPVTTVRLDTPAGLVSVDVDVEDGAAKSVTLTNVPAFCLALDRKAEVPGHGTVTYDIAYGGNFYAFVSLEALGLPFDRAHKDDLLAAGLAVMDAINATDRPVHPENPDIGGVKHVYLAAPGSDAVRSRHAMAIHPGWFDRSPCGTGTSARMAQLHARGELPLDRDFVNESFIGTEFTGRLVAETTVGGLPAVVPTVTGRAWITGTAQYFLDPSDPFPGGFLL, encoded by the coding sequence ATGCGCACCCGCCACATCTACCACGCCGTCGACTCGCACACCGAAGGCATGCCGACCCGTGTCATCACCGGTGGCGTCGGCGTGATCCCCGGCGCCACCATGGCCGAACGACGGCTTCACTTCATCGAACACCTCGACCACATCCGCACCCTGCTGATGTACGAACCGCGCGGTCACTCCGCCATGAGCGGCGCGATCCTCCAGCCGCCCACCCGGCCCGACGCCGACTACGGCGTGCTCTACATCGAGGTCTCCGGGCTGCTTCCCATGTGCGGCCACGGCACCATCGGAGTCGCCACCGTCCTGGTCGAGACCGGCATGGTGGCCGTCACCGAGCCGGTCACCACGGTCCGGCTCGACACCCCTGCCGGGCTGGTGAGCGTGGACGTCGATGTCGAGGACGGGGCGGCGAAGTCCGTCACGCTCACCAACGTCCCGGCCTTCTGCCTCGCGCTGGACCGCAAGGCCGAAGTACCCGGACACGGCACCGTCACCTACGACATCGCGTACGGCGGCAACTTCTACGCCTTTGTCTCCCTCGAAGCCCTCGGTCTGCCCTTCGACCGGGCACACAAGGACGATCTGCTCGCCGCCGGGCTCGCCGTCATGGACGCCATCAACGCAACCGACCGTCCCGTGCACCCCGAGAACCCCGACATCGGCGGGGTCAAGCATGTCTACCTCGCCGCCCCCGGCTCCGACGCCGTACGTTCCCGGCACGCGATGGCCATTCATCCGGGCTGGTTCGACCGCTCTCCCTGCGGCACCGGCACCAGCGCCCGGATGGCGCAGCTGCACGCCCGTGGCGAACTTCCGCTCGATCGCGACTTCGTCAACGAGTCGTTCATCGGTACCGAGTTCACCGGCCGGCTCGTCGCGGAGACCACCGTCGGCGGTCTGCCCGCCGTCGTCCCCACGGTCACCGGCCGTGCCTGGATCACCGGCACCGCGCAGTACTTCCTCGACCCCTCCGATCCGTTCCCCGGAGGCTTCCTCCTATGA
- a CDS encoding proline racemase family protein: MTEPTRPAGTVVRTTDYHTAGEPFRIVVDGLPPVPGDTVAERCAAAVGAGGSGTAPRPGPLDRIRQLLVQEPRGHAGMYGGFVVPPDDDGAHFGVLFWHKDGYSTACGHGTLALGAWAVDSGRVTAPDDGSVQIRIDVPSGRVAATVHRENGRTTAVSFRNVPARVSARKIPVATSFGTADVDVAHSGACYASLPAAQLGLDVDRGSLPQLVRAGREIRAALAGHPATWHPESPLLSGVYGVILYEDLPDTAAGPAQANVTVFAEGQIDRSPCGSGTSARLALLAEDGRLGPGDTLHHESVVGTVFSGRVISRTEEGTVTEVTGAAYRTGEHTFVLDPYDTLATGFEL; encoded by the coding sequence ATGACCGAGCCCACCCGCCCCGCCGGGACCGTGGTCCGCACCACCGACTACCACACCGCCGGTGAGCCCTTCCGTATCGTCGTCGACGGCCTGCCCCCGGTCCCCGGAGACACCGTGGCCGAGCGCTGTGCCGCCGCTGTCGGCGCCGGCGGTTCGGGCACCGCACCTCGCCCCGGGCCGCTCGACCGCATCCGGCAGCTTCTGGTGCAGGAGCCGCGTGGGCACGCCGGTATGTACGGCGGATTCGTCGTACCGCCCGACGACGACGGCGCCCACTTCGGTGTGCTGTTCTGGCACAAGGACGGGTACTCGACCGCGTGTGGCCACGGCACCCTCGCCCTCGGTGCCTGGGCGGTGGACAGCGGACGGGTCACCGCCCCCGACGACGGCTCCGTGCAGATCCGTATCGATGTCCCGTCGGGGCGGGTCGCGGCCACCGTCCATCGCGAGAACGGCCGCACCACCGCCGTCTCCTTCCGCAATGTCCCGGCCCGCGTGAGTGCCCGCAAGATCCCGGTCGCCACCAGTTTCGGCACCGCCGACGTCGATGTCGCGCACTCCGGCGCCTGTTACGCCTCGCTGCCGGCGGCGCAGCTCGGCCTCGACGTCGACCGCGGGTCGCTGCCCCAGCTCGTCCGCGCCGGACGCGAGATCCGCGCCGCCCTGGCCGGCCACCCCGCCACCTGGCATCCCGAGAGCCCGCTGCTGTCAGGTGTCTACGGGGTGATCCTGTACGAGGATCTGCCGGACACGGCCGCCGGTCCCGCCCAGGCGAACGTGACCGTCTTCGCCGAGGGGCAGATCGACCGCTCGCCGTGCGGGTCCGGCACCTCGGCCCGGCTCGCCCTGCTCGCCGAGGACGGCCGCCTGGGGCCCGGCGACACCCTGCACCACGAGTCGGTCGTCGGTACGGTCTTCAGCGGCCGGGTGATCTCCCGTACGGAGGAGGGCACGGTCACCGAGGTCACCGGAGCCGCCTACCGCACCGGCGAGCACACCTTCGTACTCGACCCGTACGACACCCTGGCGACAGGCTTCGAGCTGTGA
- a CDS encoding GntR family transcriptional regulator — MGHLKQRNLITAQERLRDQVAHALRAALVAGELRPGSVYSAPGLAADFGISATPVREAMLDLAREGLVEPVRNKGFRITEVSERDLDQYTELRALIEVPTVGKVTRTATVEQLEELRPVAEEIVVQAREHNLIGYLDADRRFHLGLLGLAGNERLVEAVGDLRKRSRLYGLTRLDERGQLISSAEEHVELLDLMVAGNGTAAEECMARHLGHVRSLWALARDEPVEPRPKRSLGKSSLGKG; from the coding sequence ATGGGCCACCTGAAGCAGCGCAATCTGATCACGGCCCAGGAGCGGTTGCGCGACCAGGTGGCCCACGCCCTGCGCGCAGCACTGGTCGCCGGTGAACTGCGCCCCGGCAGTGTCTACTCCGCGCCCGGCCTCGCCGCCGACTTCGGCATCTCCGCCACGCCGGTGCGCGAGGCGATGCTGGACCTCGCCCGGGAGGGTCTGGTCGAGCCCGTACGCAACAAGGGTTTCCGGATCACCGAGGTCAGCGAGCGCGACCTCGACCAGTACACCGAACTGCGGGCACTGATCGAGGTGCCGACGGTCGGCAAGGTCACCCGGACCGCGACCGTGGAACAGCTGGAGGAACTGCGGCCGGTCGCCGAGGAGATCGTGGTGCAGGCGCGCGAGCACAACCTCATCGGATATCTCGACGCGGACCGCCGCTTCCACCTCGGTCTTCTCGGACTGGCCGGCAATGAACGGCTGGTCGAGGCGGTGGGGGATCTGCGCAAGCGCTCCCGGCTCTACGGGCTCACCCGGCTCGACGAGCGGGGGCAGCTGATCTCCTCCGCAGAGGAGCATGTGGAGCTGCTGGATCTGATGGTGGCCGGGAACGGGACCGCCGCCGAGGAGTGCATGGCGCGCCATCTCGGACATGTCCGCTCGCTGTGGGCGCTCGCCCGTGACGAGCCGGTGGAGCCGCGCCCCAAGCGCAGCCTCGGGAAGAGCAGTCTCGGCAAGGGCTGA
- a CDS encoding bile acid:sodium symporter family protein — MSRRTPQLPSWLPIDPYIMALLGTVGLAALLPASGGAADVVGGASTGAVALLFFLYGARLSTREALDGLKHWRLHLTVLAATFVVFPLLGLAAKGLEPAVLTPQLYSGLLFLCLVPSTIQSSIAFTSLARGNVPAAICAGSFSSLAGILLTPLLAALLLGGSGGGFSADSLLKIVLQLLVPFLAGQLLRRGVGGFLARHRKALGHVDRGSILLVVYTAFSEGMVAGVWHQVTPVRLGALLGVEALLLAAMLALTWYGSKRLGFGREDRIAIQFAGSKKSLAAGLPMATVLFGAQASLAVVPLMLFHQMQLMVCAVIAKRRARDRDPRAGEFGAGESGAGDSGAGEAGGAPMPMSPAPDKITR; from the coding sequence ATGAGCCGCCGCACGCCGCAGTTGCCGTCCTGGCTGCCGATCGACCCGTACATCATGGCGCTGCTGGGAACCGTGGGACTCGCGGCACTGCTGCCGGCCTCGGGCGGAGCGGCCGATGTGGTCGGCGGCGCGTCGACCGGGGCCGTGGCTCTCCTCTTCTTCCTCTACGGCGCACGGCTGTCGACCCGCGAGGCGCTCGACGGGCTCAAGCACTGGCGGCTCCATCTGACCGTCCTCGCCGCCACCTTCGTGGTCTTCCCGCTGCTGGGACTTGCCGCGAAGGGGCTCGAGCCCGCGGTGCTGACGCCGCAGCTCTACAGCGGACTGCTGTTCCTGTGCCTGGTGCCGTCGACGATCCAGTCATCGATCGCCTTCACCTCCCTCGCGCGCGGCAATGTGCCGGCGGCGATCTGCGCCGGATCCTTCTCCAGCCTCGCCGGCATCCTGCTCACGCCTCTGCTGGCGGCGCTGCTGCTGGGCGGCAGCGGGGGCGGCTTCTCGGCGGACTCGCTGCTGAAGATCGTGCTCCAGCTGCTCGTGCCGTTCCTGGCGGGGCAGTTGCTGCGAAGAGGGGTCGGCGGCTTCCTGGCCCGCCACAGGAAGGCCCTCGGCCATGTCGACCGCGGCTCGATCCTGCTGGTCGTCTACACGGCCTTCAGTGAAGGCATGGTCGCGGGCGTCTGGCACCAGGTGACGCCGGTCAGGCTGGGCGCGCTGCTGGGCGTCGAGGCGCTGCTGCTCGCGGCGATGCTGGCGCTGACCTGGTACGGGTCGAAGCGGCTGGGCTTCGGCCGGGAGGACCGGATCGCGATCCAGTTCGCGGGGTCGAAGAAGAGCCTGGCGGCGGGACTGCCGATGGCGACCGTGCTGTTCGGGGCCCAGGCGAGCCTGGCGGTAGTGCCGTTGATGCTGTTCCACCAGATGCAGCTGATGGTCTGCGCGGTGATCGCCAAGCGCCGTGCGCGGGACCGGGATCCGCGAGCGGGGGAGTTCGGTGCAGGGGAGTCCGGTGCGGGGGACTCCGGTGCGGGCGAGGCAGGTGGGGCGCCGATGCCGATGAGCCCCGCGCCTGACAAGATCACCCGGTGA
- a CDS encoding (2Fe-2S) ferredoxin domain-containing protein encodes MTTTYAIRPFGARPCTLVVCRGCCCGDARKHPGTDHEGQLARLREAAAASGGRLAVRTSECLGPCGQANVIVVQPSTEGRRRGARASWIGWALDDDCIDDVLAWVRAGGPGLAEPPETLTLQLIPAPSEARRRVR; translated from the coding sequence GTGACGACGACGTACGCCATACGCCCTTTCGGCGCCCGCCCCTGCACCCTGGTCGTCTGCCGCGGCTGCTGCTGCGGTGACGCGCGCAAGCATCCCGGCACCGACCACGAGGGCCAGTTGGCCAGGCTGCGCGAGGCGGCCGCCGCGTCCGGCGGGCGGCTCGCCGTACGGACCAGCGAATGCCTCGGTCCCTGCGGGCAGGCGAATGTGATCGTGGTCCAGCCCTCCACGGAAGGCCGCCGCCGCGGAGCCCGGGCCTCCTGGATCGGCTGGGCGCTCGACGACGACTGCATCGACGATGTCCTGGCCTGGGTGCGGGCGGGCGGGCCCGGCCTCGCCGAGCCGCCCGAGACACTGACGCTGCAACTGATCCCGGCCCCTTCCGAAGCCCGCCGCCGGGTCCGCTGA
- a CDS encoding GTPase-associated protein 1-related protein, with protein sequence MNSSTHLPQLHYTSAAPGPDGSGFRFTAVSETVPANLLREIEQLVGYEPPRDAPSRPSASELGLFPAAFTHSTLSDGSRLLCRSVYTGADYSGRYGNFHAHAIWLPGDEPVPSGLLPVELWESPSWSRGTPDGGRPEPLTALPPGRRMDRPGLTAFAAARAERLPAFLADVRALFAAPDAPQLIVVERDAHHIMQWIALASAVLPRELADRLTFTSYTRRPLQARQQIVGIFPDADFTFSGGADHRYRVHDSTGGASGPAREDGWASVAARVWTAGLPKLFTAAEKLPPEGADGGPFDHGRLAAVAAAECVALDSAGRAAAARWATRHGPAHDAEFWGPLLATLAEGGDPRTSEEWLAFGPLAAQLGRMADHAATASLKEELLGTLASVGRAPLDLVLALLDLADALSVETTGVLPLLAERASAALLGAQSSHSAQSSPGAASSPGAASAHSAASADEDPAAVAAALGRHPGIRGAVLGELDLAAASGDPVRLAAVVRGAMPDVDLTDTPHLRMGEAAGRRPPGDDDPVRAFHALVAEAGHAYKGRPAVLRTAYRLAWAERPITPGQARFLLNQLPPDWLASSGIERRVTEAALAAPARDPDAPELAADLLRYTTGALEPRTRSALSLLALAGQIADGRATPGFTEQSVALCRMTTPLEPAIAERIGGAIAGTLLSPQPPPGELEQLARSGDPDLLGAYLAMARGDTVLGRLRTSPSYVAACFFHWSSGPGLNSAWERTRTTLLADVLRPVVRRLPPEAVAEVVRHLERPGGRWARDFQEWNRPGRIARLGGRLLGRKPPETPPGPGSPGTTAPGEERRR encoded by the coding sequence ATGAACAGCAGCACCCACCTGCCCCAGCTGCACTACACCTCCGCCGCGCCCGGGCCCGACGGCTCCGGATTCCGTTTCACCGCGGTGAGCGAGACCGTACCCGCCAATCTGCTGCGCGAGATCGAGCAGCTCGTCGGATACGAGCCGCCGCGCGACGCCCCCAGCCGTCCCTCGGCGAGTGAACTGGGCCTGTTTCCCGCAGCGTTCACTCACAGCACGCTCTCGGACGGCAGCCGGCTGCTCTGCCGCAGCGTCTACACCGGAGCGGACTACAGCGGCCGCTACGGCAACTTTCATGCCCACGCGATCTGGCTGCCGGGCGACGAACCCGTTCCTTCCGGACTGCTCCCCGTGGAGCTGTGGGAATCCCCCTCCTGGTCCCGGGGCACGCCGGACGGCGGCCGCCCCGAGCCACTCACCGCACTCCCGCCGGGCCGTCGCATGGACCGGCCGGGACTCACCGCCTTCGCCGCCGCCAGGGCCGAGCGGCTGCCTGCCTTCCTCGCCGATGTACGAGCCCTGTTCGCCGCGCCCGACGCGCCTCAGCTGATCGTCGTCGAACGCGACGCGCACCACATCATGCAGTGGATCGCCCTGGCCAGCGCCGTCCTGCCGCGCGAACTGGCGGACCGGCTCACCTTCACCTCGTACACCCGGCGCCCCCTCCAGGCGCGGCAGCAGATCGTCGGGATCTTCCCCGACGCGGACTTCACCTTCTCCGGCGGCGCCGACCACCGCTATCGCGTCCACGACAGCACCGGCGGCGCGTCCGGCCCCGCCCGCGAGGACGGCTGGGCGTCGGTCGCCGCCCGCGTCTGGACCGCGGGGCTGCCCAAGCTGTTCACCGCCGCGGAGAAGCTGCCGCCCGAAGGCGCGGACGGCGGGCCCTTCGACCACGGCCGGCTTGCCGCGGTCGCCGCCGCCGAGTGTGTGGCCCTCGACTCGGCGGGCCGGGCGGCGGCGGCTCGTTGGGCCACCCGCCACGGGCCCGCCCACGACGCCGAGTTCTGGGGCCCGCTGCTGGCCACCCTCGCCGAGGGAGGCGACCCCCGGACCTCGGAGGAGTGGCTCGCCTTCGGCCCCCTCGCCGCACAGCTCGGACGGATGGCCGACCACGCGGCGACCGCATCGCTCAAGGAGGAGCTGCTCGGCACCCTGGCATCGGTCGGCCGGGCCCCGCTCGACCTGGTCCTCGCCCTGCTCGATCTGGCCGACGCGCTCAGCGTGGAGACCACGGGAGTGCTGCCACTCCTGGCCGAACGGGCCTCCGCCGCGCTGCTCGGCGCGCAGAGCTCGCACAGCGCGCAGAGCTCTCCCGGCGCGGCGAGCTCTCCCGGCGCGGCGAGCGCGCACAGTGCGGCGAGTGCGGACGAGGACCCGGCCGCCGTCGCCGCCGCGCTCGGCCGCCACCCCGGTATCCGCGGCGCCGTCCTGGGCGAACTCGACCTGGCCGCTGCCTCCGGCGACCCGGTCCGCCTCGCCGCCGTCGTCCGCGGCGCCATGCCGGACGTGGATCTCACCGACACTCCCCATCTGCGCATGGGCGAGGCGGCCGGGCGCCGACCGCCGGGCGACGACGACCCGGTACGGGCCTTCCACGCCCTGGTCGCCGAAGCGGGGCACGCGTACAAGGGCCGCCCCGCCGTACTGCGCACCGCCTACCGGCTGGCCTGGGCGGAGCGTCCCATCACCCCGGGACAGGCACGGTTCCTGCTCAACCAGCTGCCGCCGGACTGGCTTGCGTCGTCCGGTATCGAGCGCCGGGTGACCGAGGCGGCCCTGGCGGCGCCCGCCCGCGATCCCGACGCTCCCGAACTCGCCGCCGACCTGCTGCGCTACACGACCGGCGCCCTGGAGCCGCGCACCCGCAGCGCTCTCTCCCTGCTCGCCCTCGCCGGGCAGATCGCCGACGGCCGGGCCACCCCCGGCTTCACCGAGCAGTCCGTCGCCCTGTGCCGGATGACCACGCCCCTGGAGCCTGCCATCGCCGAGCGGATCGGCGGCGCCATCGCCGGCACGCTGCTGTCCCCCCAGCCGCCGCCGGGCGAACTGGAGCAGCTCGCCCGCTCGGGCGACCCGGACCTGCTCGGCGCCTATCTGGCCATGGCCCGCGGTGACACGGTGCTCGGCCGGCTGCGCACGTCGCCCTCCTATGTCGCCGCGTGCTTCTTCCACTGGTCCAGCGGCCCGGGTCTCAACTCCGCATGGGAGAGGACCCGCACCACGCTCCTCGCCGATGTGCTGCGCCCTGTCGTGCGCCGGCTGCCCCCGGAGGCCGTCGCGGAAGTCGTACGGCACCTGGAGCGGCCGGGCGGCCGGTGGGCCCGCGACTTCCAGGAGTGGAACCGGCCGGGCCGGATCGCCCGGCTGGGCGGCCGGCTGCTCGGCCGTAAACCGCCCGAGACGCCCCCGGGACCCGGCTCGCCGGGCACCACCGCTCCCGGTGAGGAGCGCCGCCGATGA
- a CDS encoding tellurium resistance protein gives MENRPVHFIWILDVSYSMMGDKIGQLNYAIREAVPEMQSVAHDNPAAQLLLRVLTFSSVATWHVADPVPVESFTWQDVQVDGGTNLGDALYAVARELETPPMPQRALKPVLALVSDGQPLDEWREGLKAIDATPWGKKAVRVAIAIGADADRSVLQEFLANPELQVLDANSPKQLAAAIRWASTAAVKAASQPVASGTPGAKQAPPAFAPPVLDDDDDDDVW, from the coding sequence ATGGAGAACCGACCGGTTCATTTCATCTGGATTCTCGATGTCTCCTATTCGATGATGGGCGACAAGATCGGACAGCTCAACTACGCCATCCGCGAGGCCGTCCCGGAGATGCAGTCGGTGGCGCACGACAACCCGGCGGCCCAACTGCTGCTGCGCGTCCTGACGTTCTCGTCGGTCGCGACCTGGCATGTCGCCGACCCCGTCCCGGTGGAGAGCTTCACCTGGCAGGACGTACAGGTCGACGGCGGGACCAACCTGGGGGACGCGCTCTATGCCGTCGCCCGCGAGCTGGAGACGCCGCCCATGCCGCAGCGGGCGCTCAAGCCGGTGCTCGCCCTCGTCTCCGACGGCCAGCCGCTCGACGAATGGCGCGAGGGCCTCAAGGCCATCGACGCCACCCCGTGGGGGAAGAAGGCGGTCCGCGTCGCCATCGCGATCGGCGCGGACGCCGACCGGAGCGTGCTCCAGGAGTTCCTCGCCAACCCCGAACTCCAGGTACTGGACGCCAACAGTCCCAAGCAGCTCGCCGCCGCGATCCGCTGGGCCTCCACGGCAGCGGTCAAGGCCGCGTCGCAACCCGTGGCGAGCGGCACACCCGGCGCGAAGCAGGCTCCCCCGGCCTTCGCGCCCCCCGTCCTGGACGACGACGATGACGATGATGTGTGGTGA
- a CDS encoding PP2C family serine/threonine-protein phosphatase encodes MSVPHHEIRDPDWDILSGSAQGPAKSLNQDWSDAETIPDGTVVLAVADGHGSAAHPLSHLGARYAVDVFKLSGTDFAARARQAGGGGLRRLWADAHDRVPRELVRTWQDWVVKRHRTEEGEPQPPAHELLRAYGTTLIGAVLTEGLFVAWQLGDGDLMVVDADGTVAQPLAPATPELGDETESMCSRQAWDLVRVHWAPVSDRARLPRLVALSTDGLSNSFAARDGFVRFVQEMDQRIAAEGPLAIREALPAWLARAGSYSGDDTTAVVARLRRPAPALTETED; translated from the coding sequence GTGAGCGTGCCGCACCATGAGATCCGGGACCCGGACTGGGACATTCTCAGCGGCAGTGCCCAGGGGCCGGCCAAGTCGCTGAACCAGGACTGGAGTGACGCCGAGACCATTCCCGACGGCACCGTGGTGCTGGCGGTCGCCGACGGCCATGGCTCCGCCGCGCACCCCCTCAGCCACCTCGGCGCGCGCTACGCCGTCGACGTCTTCAAGCTGTCCGGTACGGACTTCGCCGCCCGAGCCCGCCAGGCCGGGGGCGGCGGGCTGCGGCGGCTGTGGGCGGATGCCCACGACCGCGTGCCGCGCGAACTCGTCCGCACCTGGCAGGACTGGGTCGTCAAGCGGCATCGCACCGAAGAGGGGGAACCGCAACCCCCCGCCCATGAACTGCTGCGCGCGTACGGCACCACGCTGATCGGCGCTGTCCTCACCGAAGGGCTCTTCGTTGCCTGGCAGTTGGGCGACGGCGACCTGATGGTCGTCGACGCGGACGGCACCGTCGCCCAGCCGCTTGCCCCCGCGACACCCGAACTGGGCGACGAGACCGAGTCGATGTGCAGCCGCCAGGCATGGGACCTGGTGCGTGTGCACTGGGCCCCGGTCAGCGACAGGGCCCGGCTGCCGCGCCTTGTCGCCCTCTCCACGGACGGCCTCTCCAACAGCTTCGCGGCCCGCGACGGCTTCGTACGGTTCGTTCAGGAGATGGACCAGCGGATCGCGGCCGAGGGTCCCCTCGCGATCCGCGAGGCCCTGCCGGCCTGGCTGGCGCGTGCCGGCAGCTACTCCGGCGACGACACCACCGCGGTCGTGGCACGCCTTCGGCGTCCCGCTCCCGCACTCACCGAAACGGAGGACTGA
- a CDS encoding protein kinase, giving the protein MSGMLDSGVRLTTDTGDEVAVAGMLGAGGQGEVYRVKTPTVDKALKWYYPACATPEQQHIVEGLVGREFDDDRFLWPQSFVTGGRAGGFGYLMDIRPDRYKGLPALFRRQLRTSPLALVTAGLNMVEAYQSLHSRGIAYRDISWGNIFFDPDNGDVLVCDNDNAVSEGDSTGISGTMEFMAPELVRGEPGAVPGTQTDLHSLSVLLFMLLMNHHPLKGRAELEIRCLDEAAEKRLYGKRPVFVFDPVNDDNRPDPVEHGTVLATWAAAPPILQKLFTQNFTEGLHDGTRRVRETQWRHALSEVRDSIVVCAECGRQNMTEPQSATPGTCWSCGRTLILPPRLVVTTLRPKVERNVRLRRAARVYAHHLVAEPVRHRYDDATVVAELVEHPQKPGKYGLANRSGENWTARKSDGTTQQVAPGQTVPLRAGLEFDLGSAARAVVRPD; this is encoded by the coding sequence ATGTCCGGCATGCTTGACAGCGGTGTCCGGCTCACGACGGACACCGGGGACGAAGTGGCGGTCGCCGGAATGCTGGGCGCCGGTGGCCAGGGCGAGGTCTACCGGGTGAAGACGCCGACCGTCGACAAGGCGCTCAAGTGGTACTACCCGGCCTGTGCCACACCCGAGCAGCAGCACATCGTCGAGGGCCTGGTGGGCCGTGAGTTCGACGACGACCGGTTCCTGTGGCCGCAGTCGTTCGTGACGGGCGGCCGCGCCGGCGGCTTCGGCTACCTCATGGACATCCGGCCCGACCGGTACAAGGGCCTGCCCGCACTGTTCCGCAGGCAGTTGCGGACCAGCCCGCTGGCGCTGGTCACGGCCGGGCTCAACATGGTCGAGGCCTACCAGTCGCTGCACTCGCGGGGCATCGCCTACCGGGACATCTCCTGGGGCAATATCTTCTTCGACCCGGACAACGGCGACGTACTGGTCTGCGACAACGACAATGCCGTCAGCGAGGGCGACAGCACCGGGATCTCCGGAACCATGGAGTTCATGGCGCCGGAACTGGTCCGCGGCGAACCCGGCGCCGTCCCCGGCACCCAGACCGACCTGCACTCGCTGTCCGTGCTCCTGTTCATGCTCCTGATGAACCACCACCCCCTCAAGGGGCGGGCGGAGCTGGAGATCCGCTGTCTCGACGAGGCGGCGGAGAAGCGGCTGTACGGCAAGCGGCCGGTGTTCGTCTTCGACCCCGTCAACGACGACAACCGGCCCGACCCCGTGGAGCACGGCACCGTGCTCGCGACATGGGCCGCCGCTCCGCCCATCCTGCAGAAGCTCTTCACCCAGAACTTCACCGAAGGCCTGCACGACGGCACCCGCCGGGTCCGCGAAACCCAGTGGCGCCACGCACTGAGCGAGGTACGCGACTCCATCGTCGTCTGTGCCGAATGCGGACGGCAGAACATGACGGAACCGCAGTCCGCCACCCCCGGAACCTGCTGGTCCTGCGGGCGCACGCTCATCCTGCCGCCGCGGCTGGTCGTCACCACGCTCCGGCCCAAGGTCGAACGGAACGTGCGGCTGCGCCGGGCGGCCAGGGTGTACGCGCACCATCTGGTCGCCGAGCCGGTCCGGCACCGCTACGACGACGCCACAGTCGTCGCGGAACTGGTCGAGCATCCGCAGAAACCCGGCAAGTACGGGCTGGCCAACCGGTCCGGCGAGAACTGGACGGCCCGTAAGTCGGACGGCACCACCCAGCAGGTGGCGCCGGGCCAGACGGTGCCGCTGCGCGCGGGTCTGGAGTTCGACCTGGGGTCCGCGGCGCGGGCGGTCGTACGCCCGGACTGA